One Paenibacillus crassostreae DNA segment encodes these proteins:
- a CDS encoding DUF998 domain-containing protein, whose translation MKLFEKYTMPIGMIGAIAYILHTVIGNLLWTEYNPITMDISSLTAEGAPNTKLLKIFTSFYGVCSVLFVAGLIIKSFRKYHISVRIGYMIMMIMQLISLFGYYYFPLSGDKTDMNVQNVMHIVITVLVVFTTIASGFILAYGYLKYENMIRFGRFILVMAIIITITGATNPIGISRGLNVLGLTERLVIYSLQFLMFVISYYYTFSKIENDYDLKCVNALGAKPPRSRK comes from the coding sequence ATGAAGTTATTTGAAAAATATACAATGCCAATTGGGATGATTGGTGCAATAGCATATATATTACATACTGTAATTGGAAATTTATTATGGACTGAGTACAATCCTATAACTATGGATATTAGTTCACTGACAGCTGAGGGAGCTCCGAATACGAAACTATTAAAAATATTTACAAGTTTTTATGGTGTTTGTTCTGTTTTATTTGTGGCAGGACTAATTATTAAATCATTTAGGAAATATCATATATCAGTTCGCATAGGTTATATGATTATGATGATAATGCAATTGATTTCATTATTTGGTTATTATTATTTCCCTTTGAGCGGAGATAAAACAGATATGAATGTGCAAAATGTGATGCACATTGTGATTACTGTTTTAGTAGTATTTACAACAATTGCATCGGGATTTATACTTGCCTATGGTTACTTAAAGTATGAAAATATGATCAGATTTGGTAGATTTATACTTGTCATGGCAATAATAATTACTATAACAGGGGCAACTAATCCGATTGGTATTAGCAGGGGATTAAATGTATTAGGATTAACCGAGAGATTAGTAATTTACTCGTTACAATTCTTAATGTTTGTAATCTCGTATTACTACACCTTTTCTAAAATTGAGAACGATTATGATCTGAAATGTGTTAATGCATTGGGTGCCAAGCCCCCTCGGTCCCGGAAATAA
- a CDS encoding YdeI/OmpD-associated family protein, whose protein sequence is MTNSRMNPTVNEFLSKSKKWKEEYEKLRAIVLDCELTEEFKWMHPCYTFEKKNIVLIHGFKEYCALLFIKGALLQDANGILIQQTEKVQAGRQIRFTNVQEIVEMESILKAYIHEAIEVEKAGLEVDFKKNTEFVIPEEVQNKFDEIPALKTAFEALTPGRQRAYIHYFSEAKQSKTRASRVKKYMQQILNGKGLND, encoded by the coding sequence ATGACAAATAGTAGAATGAATCCTACGGTTAATGAATTTTTAAGTAAATCTAAAAAGTGGAAGGAAGAATATGAGAAGTTGAGAGCTATCGTTCTTGACTGTGAACTGACCGAAGAATTTAAGTGGATGCATCCTTGCTATACGTTTGAGAAAAAAAACATCGTTTTAATACATGGATTTAAAGAATACTGTGCGCTTCTGTTTATCAAAGGTGCCTTGTTACAGGATGCCAATGGCATTCTAATCCAACAAACGGAGAAAGTACAGGCGGGGCGCCAGATTCGGTTCACCAATGTTCAAGAAATAGTTGAAATGGAATCCATCTTGAAAGCCTATATTCATGAAGCCATTGAAGTTGAAAAAGCCGGTTTGGAAGTGGATTTTAAAAAGAATACAGAATTCGTAATTCCTGAAGAAGTTCAAAATAAATTCGATGAAATCCCTGCCTTGAAAACTGCTTTTGAAGCATTGACACCCGGACGGCAAAGAGCATACATTCATTATTTCTCTGAAGCCAAACAATCCAAAACTCGAGCGTCAAGGGTTAAAAAATATATGCAGCAAATTCTCAATGGAAAGGGATTAAATGATTAG